One segment of Manihot esculenta cultivar AM560-2 chromosome 4, M.esculenta_v8, whole genome shotgun sequence DNA contains the following:
- the LOC110612836 gene encoding acyl-protein thioesterase 2, whose amino-acid sequence MSYQQHPSMGSGSRTARRTFEFGRTYVVRPKGKHQATIVWLHGLGDNGSSWSQLLESLPLPNIKWICPTAPTRPVALLGGFPCTAWFDVGEISENSPDDWEGLDASAAHIANLLSTEPTDVKVGIGGFSMGAATALYSATCAALGRYGNGNRYPINLQAVVGLSGWLPGSRALKNKIEGSHDAARRAASLPILLCHGSSDDVVPYNYGEKSFHSLHSAGFQHLTFKPYDGLGHYTVPKEMDEVRNWLIVKLGLEVPRV is encoded by the exons ATGAGCTATCAACAACATCCTTCTATGGGTTCTG GTAGCAGAACTGCTAGAAGAACTTTTGAGTTTGGGAGGACTTACGTGGTGAGGCCTAAGGGGAAACATCAAGCTACTATTGTCTGGTTACATGGTCTCGGTGACAATGGTTCAAG CTGGTCCCAGCTTCTGGAAAGCCTTCCTCTTCCAAAT ATTAAATGGATTTGTCCAACTGCTCCTACACGTCCTGTAGCACTGCTGGGTGGATTTCCTTGCACTGCAT GGTTTGATGTGGGTGAGATCTCAGAAAATAGTCCTGATGACTGGGAAGGATTAGATGCCTCAGCAGCACATATTGCAAATTTACTGTCAACAGAGCCTACTGATG TTAAAGTTGGTATTGGAGGCTTCAGTATGGGTGCTGCAACAGCACTGTACTCTGCAACTTGTGCTGCACTGGGACGATATGGAAATGGCAATCGATACCCTATCAATCTCCAAGCAGTTGTTGGACTAAGTGGATGGCTCCCAGGTTCAAG GGCCTTAAAGAACAAAATAGAAGGGTCCCATGACGCTGCAAGGCGTGCTGCATCCTTGCCTATTTTACTTTGTCATGGATCAA GTGATGATGTAGTCCCCTACAACTATGGAGAGAAATCTTTCCACTCCTTACATTCAGCTGGCTTTCAGCATCTCACATTTAAACCGTATGACGG GCTTGGGCATTACACAGTTCCTAAAGAAATGGATGAGGTTCGCAATTGGCTCATAGTAAAGCTGGGACTTGAGGTCCCACGTGTGTAA